Genomic window (Pseudomonas sp. L5B5):
CGCCGCCGTGCGCAGCTTCGCCAGCTCAGCAGCGGCTACAGGGCCTGCGAGGTCAGGCCGTTGCGCCCAGTTTCGCGGGTTTGGCGGCAGCGCCGGGTTTGCGAAAGACCAGGACGTTGCCCAGCATCACCAGGACCAGGCCGGCCAGCGCCGGGGCGGTCCACTGGTAGCCCTCCACCACCGCCGAAACATTCAGTGCCACCACTGGGAACAGCACGGTGCAATAGGCTGCCCGTTCCGGCCCCATGCGCCCGACCAGGGTCAGGTAGGCGGTAAAGCCGATCACCGAACCCGGAATCACCAGGTACAGCAACGAGCCGATATAGCGCGTGGTCCACTCCACGTCGAAGGCAATGCCCTGGAACAGGCAATACACCGCCAGCATCGTTGCGCCGTAGGCCATGCCCCAGGCATTGGTGGTCATGGGCTTGAGCCCGGCCTTCTGCTGCAGGCTGGACAGCATGTTGCCCGCCGAGAAGCACAGGGTTCCGAGCAATGCCAGGCCCAGGCCCAGCAGGGTCTGCGGGCTGGCGCTGTGGCCCACCAGCTCCGGCCAGAACAGCAGCCCCAGCCCGCCCCCCAGCAGCACGTTGCGGGCAATTTTCTGGCCGAAGAACACCCGCGCATTGAGGGCGTTCCACAAGGTGGCGGTGGAGAACACCACAGCCACCAGCCCCGAGGGCACCCACTGGCTGGCATGCAGGAAGCACATGAAGTTGATGCAGAACAGGCACAACCCCTGGGCCAGGCAGATCAGGTGGCCACGGCGGTTCATCGCCTGCAGCTTGCGACTGAGCAGGAGCATGACGAACAGCACCAGGGCCGCCAGGGCGAAGCGATAGACGATGGATACCGGAATCGCCACCACCCCCAGTTGCAGTTTCAGGGCGATCCAGGTGGTGCCCCAGATCAGCACGGTCAACAGGTACAGCGACAGGTTCATGGCACGGCTCCTTCTACAAGGAACACAGTCTCGCGCCTGTCCCGGACCCGGCGCTTGCACAAACTTGCGCTTTTTATCGGCACCGGGCTGGCAGCCCGCACGCGACGGGGTAGGATGCGAAACACCGGCAAATGAACCTCGCGATTCGACCATCATGTCCGCACTGGATAGCCTGCAAGTCTTCCAAGCCTTGAACCGCTCGCCCAACGCGCGCCTGGAGCACAGCGCCGAACTGGGTGACGGCCTGTGGGCGGCCTTGTGGAGCAATCACCACGACGCCCAGGAATACGCAGCGCCCAGCCATCACACCCTGTCCTGCTACATCGCCGGCGGCACCGGCACCTTTCGACGCGACCAGCCGGGGAGCAAGGGCGGGCCGGGCAAGTTGTGCATCCTGCCTGCCGAACACCAGTCAGCCTGGGTGATCAACGGCGACATCCGCCTGGCCCATGTGTATTTCAGCCCGCAGCAGTTCGCCCTGGGCTGCGTCACCCTGCTGGATCGCGAGCCCCGGGAACTGCAACTGCGCGAAAGCGTGTTCCTCGACGATCCACAGCAGACCTGGCGCTTCCGGCAGCTGATCAGGCTGAACTGGGACGAGCCCGGCGAGCGCCTGCTGACCAGCAGCCTGGCCCACGAGATGCTCGGCCATGCCCTGCTCAACCAGGCGGGCCTGCGCCAGGGTCTGCGCCTCAAGGGCGGCCTGGCTGCCCACCAGCGGCGCCTCTTGATGGACTACATCGACAGCCAGCTCGATACCCCCCTGAGCCTGGGGCAACTGGCCGGCCTGTGCGCCCTCTCCGAATACCACTTCGCCCGCATGTTTCGCCAAAGCTTCGGCCTGCCGCCGCACCAGTACGTGCTGGCCCGGCGCCTGGACCGGGCACGCCTGCTGCTGCGCAGCAGCACCCAGCCCCTGGGGGAGATTGCCCTGGCTTGCGGCTTCGCCAGCGCCAGCCACTTCACCAACCGCTTCCGCCAGGCCCTGGGCGGCACCCCGGGGGCGTATCGCCAGGCCTTCGCCGGCTGATCAGCGCCCCTCCTGCCCCACCTCAGAACTCCAGCGTGCTGGACAACGACACCTGCCGCGCATCGCCCATGGACACGAAGAACTTGCTCGCCGACGAGGTGTAGTAGGTCTTATCGAACAGGTTCTTCACGTTGAGCTGGAACTTGACCTTCTGCCCTTCGACCTTGGTGTCGTAGGTGGCGAAGGCATCGGCCACGGTGTAGCCCGGCAGGTCGAAGCTGTTGGGCGCATCCCCGGCACGCTCGCCGACATAACGGGCACCGGCACCGACCCGCAGGCGATCGCCACCGGTCAGGCTGCCGAAGTCGTAGACCGCCGACAGCGAGCCGGTGTTCTTGGCCACGTTCTGCAACCGCTTGCCTTTGTACTGGGTGTCCCTGGTCACCTCGGCGTCGGTGTAGGCGTAGCTGCCGATCAGGCTCCACTGGTCGGTGAGCTGCCCGGTCAGGTCCAGTTCCAGGCCCTTGGAGCGCACCTCGCCAGCGACGCTGGTAATGGTTTCGGTCGCCGTGGCTGTGGACACCAGCACGTTGCGCTTGGTGATGTCGAACAATGCCGCGCTGGCGGTGATGCGCCCCGGGATGTCGAGCTTGGCCCCCAGCTCCCAGGACTTGGCTTCTTCAGGCTCGATGGAGCCGTCCAGTACCGCGGTGCCACCGGCCAGGTCGGCGATGCTGGAGTTGGGCTTGAACGATTCGGTGTAGCTGCCATAGAGCGACAGCTGGTCGGTGTAGCGATACACCAGCCCTGCACGGGGCACGAACTTCTGCCCGTTGCTGTTGGTATTGACCCGGAACGGCCGGCCCTTGCCGGCGTACTGGTCGTACTCCTGGAAACGTCCGCCGCCCACCAGGATCCACTGGTCGGTAAGGTGGATGGCGTCCTGGAAGAACAGCGAGTCGCTGCGCAGCAGGTCAGTCTGGGCACTGTCCTTGTCACTGACCGTGGTGCCGGCCACTTCCCGGCCATAGACCGGGTTCTGGTAGTTGAAGGTGCCCAGGCTTTTCTGCCGGATCAGGTCGGCCCGATAAACCTTGCGGTATTCGTCGTCCAGGCCGAACACCAGGTCGTGCTGCATGCCTGCCAGTTGCACCTTGCCTTCGAGGCTGGCGGTGGCATATCGATCAGTGGTCAGGGCCCCCTGGGTGCCGTCCATGGAGCGGGTCAGGGTGCCATTGGCGTTCACCGCGCTCAGGCGCACCTGGCTGGCATCGTAGGTCTCGCGGTTCCAGCTGTAGCCAAAGTGGGCCTTCCAGTCGTCGTTGAGATCGTGATCGACCTCCAGGCGATACAGGTCCGAGCGCCCTTCCATGTTGTTGAACGGCTCGTCCAGGCGTCGGGTGGCGGGGATATCCAGCGGGTGATTGGTCTTGGGGTCGATGGCCGTGCCACGGTCGAACGGGGTCAGGAACTCACGATGCTCGTAGGCCAGCAGGACCTTGGTGCGCTCGCCGTACCAGGCCAGGGACGGCGCCACCAGGGATTCGCGACGAGTGCCGAAGTTGCGCCAGTAATCCTCGTCCTGGTGATCGACGATCAGGCGATAGGCCAACCCGGAATCACCGATCGGCCCGGTGGTGTCGAGGCTGCCACCGCTGCCGTTCTTGCCCGAGCCGTAGGTCGAGCCGCGCACCGTCAGGGCAGTGGATGGCTGCAGCTCGGGTTTCTTGCTGACGATGTTGATCACCCCGCCCGGGTCCTGGATGCCGTACAACAGCGATGAAGGCCCCTTGAGCACTTCCACCCGCTCGGCGGTGGCATTCAGGGCCCGGCCCTGCACCACCGGCATGCTGTCGCGCATGATCGAGCCGTTGCGATTGTCGCCAAAGCCGCGCAGCAGCACAGCGTCCTGGGTGCCGGCCAAGGTGTTGGTCTGGGTGATGCCGCTGACGTTCCTCAGGGCGTCGTCCAGGTTGCGCGGAGCCTGGTCCTTCAGGACCTGGGCCGGAACCACATTGATGATCTGCGGGATTTCCTGGTTCAGTGCCTGGCTGCGCGCCACCGAGGTGGTGGCCGGCGGCTGGTAGCTGGTGCTGTCATTCAGGCCCTGGGCCGTGACGCTGGTGGCGCCCAGGTTCAGGGCCGCCCCCTGGGGCAAGGGCTCCAGGACCAGGGTCCGGGCATCGCTGCGCCGGTAGCTCAAGCCAGAGTTGCCAAGCAAGCGCTCAATGGCCTGCTCGGCGCTGAACTGGCCATTGAGCGCCGGGGCGTTGAGGCCATAGGGCACATCGGAGGTGTAGACCACGCTGATGCCGGTGACCCGGGTGAAATCACTCAGGGCCTGGGGCAGTGGCTTGGCCGCGATGTCAAAGCGCAAGAGCGCGCTGTGCTGTTCGTTGCCGGTTTGCGCCGCCAGGGCGACCCCCAGGGGCAGCAGCGCCAACCCCGACACCGCCAGCGCGGATGCACCGAACCATCGTTTTACCGAACCGTTTGCCGCCGAATTTGCCCTGGACTTCATGCTTGAGACTCGTGTGTTGGAGCGCCGTGAATGCGAATTGATCGCACTTTCAAGCAGTACACGGATGCCGAGGACAAAGACCTCATCGGTTTTCTGAAAATATTTTCAGGCAGGTCAGCCGGAACCTGCGGCAGCGGCTACACGAAACAGGCTACAACCGCGCACCTGTAGCCGCTGCTGAGCCTGCGAAGCTGCGACAAGGTCCGCAGGACCTTCAACGTCCGACCGGCCAACCCAGAACCTGCGACAGCGGGTGCACGAAGCAGGTGCGGGGCCAGGCGCGTCAGTTGCTGCGCTGGATCCGTCCGGCACTGGCGCTGGAGCCCACCGGTGTGCCTTGCTGGTCCATGTCCTTGAGGTAAAGCAGCATCGCGTCCAGGTCGCTGACCCCGAGGTCGCTACGGTTCAGGCCGCTCTTGAACAGGCTGAAACGATCACCGCCATCGGCCAGGAAGCCATTCATCACCAGCCGGTAGCTGGCCTCGGCCTGCAGCGGCTTGCCGTTGAGGCGCACGCTGCCGGGTACGACACGGCTGTCCAGCGGGCGCTTGGCGTCCCAGCGATAGGTGAAGCCCTGGGAAACTTGCAGGATGTTGGCATCGTCCGCGCCCTTCCATTGCTGGTTGAGCACCTGCTCGATCTGCCGACCGGTGAGGTCGAAGGCGATCAGGTTGTTGTTGAAGGGTTGCAGGGTCGCCAGCTGCCCGTAGTTGACCCGGGTCTGCCCCGGCTCCAGGGCCAGGTCGCTGCGAATGCCACCGGTGTTCATGAAGGCGACCTGCGCACCATTGGCCCGGCCGCCGGCCAAGTGGGCATCGGCGATCAGGTCGCCGATGGGCATTTCCCCGGCCGCGTCGGCGCGCCGGGCAATCGGCGAGGCGGCAATCGCCCCCACCGGTTTGAGCAGTACCTGATTGCTCCGCGCCTCGACCTCCTGTTGCAGCTGCGCCAGGGTCGGGTCCTGTGGATAACGTGCCGGGTCAGCTACCAGGTTGAGGGCCTGGATGCTCGCCACCCGGTGCTGGCCCGGGGTCACTTGCAGGGTCAGGTGGGTCAGCAGGTGGCCGTAGGAATTGCCCTGGGTCACCAGCAGCGGCCCGACCTTGCACAGGTAGCCCTGGTGCGAGTGGGCGCTGATCAGCACGTCCACCGCGGGGTCCAGGCGCTTGGCCACGTCGACGATATCGCCACCGAGCTGCGAGCAGTCCTGCTTGTCGAAAGGTTCCGGGGTCGCGCCGCCCTGGTGCACCACGGCGACGATGGCGTTGGCCCCCTGGGCATGCAGCTCGGGGATCAGCCTGTTGATGGATTCGGCTTCATCGGCCACCTGCAACCCGCGCATGCCCTTGGCGCTGACCACCGAGGCCACGTCCCGCAGCACCGCGCCGACAAAGGCCACCTTGACCCCGCGCACCTCCTCGATGCGGTAGGCCGGCAGCAACGGCTTGCCGGTGTCGCTGTCCATCAGGTTGGCCGCCAGGTAGGGGAAACCGCTGCCCGGGTAGTTCGGGCGAAACTGGCAGGCCTTGTCCGGACGGGGCGACTGGCAGCCGCCATTGAGCTGGCGCAGGAACTCGGCCTTGCCGTTGTCCAGTTCGTGGTTGCCGATGGCACTGAGCTTCATGCCCATCTGGCGCAGGGCGTCCAGGGTCGGCTCGTCGGCCCACATCGCCGACAGCGGCGGGCTACCGCCCACCAGGTCGCCGGCGCCGATGAACAGCAGCTGCGGGTCCTGCTGGCGCAGTTGGGTAAGCATGCCGCCCAGGGTGGCGATGCCGCCGGCCTGCAGTTTGCGCACGCCGCCCGGGGCCTGGGGATCCTTGTAGCTGAAGGGGTTGGCTTGCAGGTAACCGTGCAGATCGTTGATGGCGACGATGTTCACCGCCACCGGTTGCGGTGGCTGAGACAGCGAGCTGCAACCGGCCAGGGTGACCAGGGCCAGGGTCAGTGCCCCCAGCAACCGGGGCGTGGGACGAAGACGGGACATGGAAAAAATCCTTGGAAAGTCGACGAAAAAAAAGCCGCCGGCGAAAGCCGTGAACGCTCGACCAAGGAGGCTGGGGAACACCACCCGCCTGGTCGTCGCTCACAGCCTGCGCCAGCGGCTACAGGCTAGGCCATCAGGCAGGTTGCAGGCTGCCGTGGATCGCTTGCGGGGCTGGCGGGGCCTTCAGGGCGGTGCCCATGCCGGCACGCAGCAGGAGGATCTTCAGGTGGTCGGTGATGCGCTCGACCCGATCCTGGAAGTGGTTGTGGAAGATCATGCTGCCCAGGGCAATGGCGATCCCCAGGGCCGTGGCGTACAGCGCGGTGCCAATGCCCTTGGAGACTTCGCCCGGATCGGAGACACCGGTCTCGGCCAGGGCCTTGAAGGTGTCGATGATCCCCAGGATGGTGCCCAGCAGGCCCAGCAGCGGCGCTGCGGTGACCACGGTTTCCAGCAGCCACAGGCCATGCATCAGCTTGCTGCGGGTGGCGATGTAGATCGATTCGCTGAGGTCTTCCAGGTCCTTGTGGCTGGCCAGCCCCTGCTTGTGGGCGAACAGCTCGGCGACCATTTCCAGGGGCAGGCTGTTGCGCTCGCGCAGCTCGGCGGGCAAGTCGTCGACGCTGTGCATCTTGGGGTTGAGCACGGTCTCCAGTTTCTTCGCCTGGCGCAGGCTGAAGCTGAAGTAGATGCCCCGCTCCACCGCGATGAAGGCGGCAATCGCGGCCGCACCATACATGGTGTAGAAGGTGATGTCGTGCAGCAGATTCATGTCCATCGTCATGTCCTCTTGTGCCTGAAACAAATCAGAACGCAGCTTCCAGGGAGACCATCGCGGTCCGCTCCTCGCCGACGTTGTAGTAGGCGGTGCTCGGTGCCAGGCCATTGGTCTTCACCGAGTTGAACGACACGGTGCGGGTCGAGGCCAGGTATTCCTTGTCGAACACGTTGAGCATCGAGAAACGCAGGGTCGCGGACTTCAGCACCTTCTTGTCCACTGGCAGGTGGATACCGGCGTTGAGGTCGAACACGGTGCGCCCGGAGATCTTCTCGTCGTTGGTCAGGTCGCCGTAGAAGGCACCGACGTACTTGCCGACGACGTTGCCGTAGTAGCGCGAGTCGTCGTAGCCCAGGCTCAGGTTGAACATGTTTTCCGGCACGTTGACCAGTTGCTTGCCGGAGGTCGGCAGCAGCACGTTCTTGTTGGTCAGGTCATCCATCTGCTCGGACTTGGTGTAGGTGTACGAGGCGTAGTAGTTGAAGTTGTGCGGTAACAGGCCGCTCCACTCCAGCTCCAGGCCGCGGTTCTTCACTTCGCCGACGTTGGCCACGACGTAATCGCCATTGAGATCGGTGGTGGAGATCTGCCGGTCCTTGAAGGTGATGTAGAACAAGGTCGCGCTCAGCGCCATCTTCTCTTCGCTGTAGCGCCAGCCCAATTCCTGGTTCCAGCTCAGCTCGGGTTTCAGGCTGATCGAATCACCCTTGTTGTAGAGCACGTAGTTGGGCGGCGTGCGCATGTTGCGGGTGACGTTGTAGAACGCCTGGTTGTTCGGGTCGATCTGGTACTTGGCGTTGAAGCTGGGCAGGAACTGGTGATAACGCACGTTCCGTTTTTCCGCCTTGTCGGTCAGGCTGCCGAGGTTGTTGCCGTCACGTTCCACGTACTGGTAGGCCAGGGCCCCGGTGAGGGTCAGGTCCGGGGTCGCCTGCCAGGTGTCCTGTACCCAGAGTTTCTGCGCCGGGGTCACGGTGTACTGGTGCCGGCCCTGGACCGTGGTGCCATTGCGGTCCACCAACTGGTCGGAGCCGTTGTAGTCGCCCCAGACGTTCTCCGGCGCCCCGTTGGCCTTGATCCCGATGAAGGGCTGGGTCTGGCGCTGGCGGGCGCGCTCGTACCAGTAGCCGACGTCCAGGCTGTGTTCTTCGTTGAGGTCCCACTTGAGCTTGGTGGTCATGCCGGGGCGCCAGGTCTCGGTCCAGGATGGCCGGTAGTAGGTGCCGCTGGGCAATCCGCTCAGGTCGTAGTTGCCAGCCCTGCTGGAGGTGCTGGACAGGGTGGTGGCGGTCTGGCCACTGAAGCTGCCGCCGTTGGACCACACGTAGTACGGGTTGAAGGTCAGGCTCAAATCGTCACGCAGCTGGAAGCGCTGGGTCACCGAGGCGGTCACGCTCTCGAAGGGGTTGCGGTTGAGCTTGTAGGACTGGGACACGCTGCCGTTCTTGAACACGGTGCTTTCCGAGTAGTCCACGCGCCGGCCCTGGCTCTGGAACTGGCCCTTGCTGACGCTGTTGTAGTTGTAGTTTTCCTGCTTGTTGTACTTGAGGATGGCATTGGTGGAGTTGCCGTTGCCGTCTTCGAACAGGGTGTTCCATTCGATCTTGTCGGCACGCAGGGTGCCCTTGCCCTTCCACTTGTCGCCTTCGGTGTGGGAGGCCGAGACCCAGGTCTTGAAGCCACCCAGGTCGCCGGTGTTCAGGCGGGCGAAGGATTTGCGCAGGTTGTTGGAACCCACCGACTGCTTGACGAACACCCCGAAGTCCTTGGTCGGGCGCGCGGTCACCAGGCCGATGTTGCCGCCACTGGAGCCGATGTGCGGGCCGTCGGCTTCGGACGAACCCTGGGTGACGAAGACTTCGCTGAAGTTCTCCGAGTCGCCCATCAGGTTCGGGTAGATGCTGTAGTCCCCCGAGTCGTTGATCGGGAAGCCATCGGAAGAGAGCCCGACCTGGTCGGAGTTCATCCCGCGCATGGTGAAGCTGGTGCCGCTCAGGCCGGTGGCATCAGTGCTGGAAACGTTGATCCCCGGGGTGTACTTGAGCTTGTCCACGGCGTTGGCGGTGGGCGCCATCTGGTCCATGGCTTCCTTGGTCACGGTGGAGCGGCCCTTGGCGCTTTCCTCCTTGATCATGTGGCCATTGCCCAGGGTCTGTTTACCGGTCACGTTCACCGCGCCGACATCCACGGTATCGTCGGCCAGAACCAATGGCGCAAAACTGCCCAGGCCCGATGCCAGAAGCAGGGCATAAAGTTTATTGATCTTCACGGGTCAATCCCTTGCTTACAACTTTCGTTAATAGGTGATGGGTTATTCCACGTTGTAGCTAAAGGTCGCGGTGAACCGTTGCTTGTTCTTGCCCGAGAAGGCGTCCGCCGGGAATGGCGAGACCTTTTCCACGCGGCGCAAACTGGTTTGTGCGGCACGGTTGAGCAACATGTTCGGCGCCTTGTTTTCGATGCCACTGTCGAGCACGTTGCCGGCCCGATCGACTTCCAGCCAGATCACCACATCGCCCTGGGGACGTTGCAGCGAGGCCTCGCGGCCACTGGGGTATTGCTTGTGCTTTTCCAGTTCCTTGCGCAAAGCGGCGGTGTACAGACTTTCCTTGATGGCACTGGCTGGCGCCGCGGGTGCGGAAGCCGGGGCCGGTGCAGGGGCCGGTGTCGCCACCGGTTTGGGCGCTGCGGCCACCGCGGGCTGCGGTGCTGCAGGGACGCTCTGGGCCACCGGGGCCGAGGCCGGCTTGGGTGGCAAAGGCTTGGCGACCATGGGCTTGGGCACCACGGGCTTGGGCTTGACCACAGGCTTGGGCTTGGGCGGCTCGATCACCAGCGGTTCGGTTTCCGGCTCCACCACGGGCGGTTCGGGTTCGACGGGCAACGGTTCGGGCGCAGGCGGTGGTGGTTCAGCCACCGCCAACAGCTCGCTGGCATCGACCAGGGCCACCTCCACCGTGCTTTCGTCGTACACCGGCATGATCTGCAATCGCTGCAGCTGGCTGCTGTAGATCACCAGCAGCAACAGGCCGGCCGGCAACAGGCACGCCAGCAGCTTGCGGGTTCTATAGAGACTGAACATGGCGTCAGGACTTGCGCGTGGCGATGGAGACGGAAGAGAAGCCATTGCCCTTGAGCAAGTCCATCACCGAAACCAGGCGTTTGACCTCGACGCCCTGATCGCTGTTGATAATGATCACCAACTTTTCACTGCCGGTATTGAGCACCTTGAGCTGTGCCAGCAGGGCACTTTCGTCCAGGTCCTGGCCATCGAGTTGCAGGCGCTCCTGCAGGCCCAAAGTGATGACGGCCTTGTTTTGCGGTTTCAACTGCTGCGCGGTACTGGCGACCGGCAATTGGGTCTTGATCCCCACGGCGGGGATCACGTTGAGACTGATGAGTACGAAGAACACCAGGAGAAACATCATCACATCGATCATCGGGATGATTTCGATATGGGCCTTTTTCTTTTTAGCGACATCCCAGCTGCGCATCGATTTGCTCCTGCTTCAGCCATCCCTCCCCTACGAGAGCTGAATCACAACCCTCTCCGATCCTGACCATGTGCTCAGGAATGCGCAGATCATCCGCGCCTCGTGTAACGGTTTAGTGACAGAACGGAGTGATATCGATGAATGTTCGGGAGCTCTGGAACAAGGCTCTCAGCGCAGGACGACGAGCCTGCCGAAAATCTGGTGCTGTTTGAAACCCAGCACCGCCTGCAGGGAGTCGAGGACCGCTTGCGGGTCCTTGCTGGAGAAACTGCCACTGATGCGCCGCGCCGCCAGCTCATCGTTGAGCAGCAGGATGCGCCCCGGGAAGTAGCGCTGCAGGTCCTGGACCACCTCGGCCAGCGGTGCGTGGTAGTAGTTCAACCAGCCCTCGCGCCAGGCCAGTTGGGCTTCGCTGTCGGTTGTGTGCAACGGGGCGGCCTGCCCCTGGCCGTAGGCCACTTGCTGGCCGGCGCCAAGCACTTGCTGCGCCGCCCCCCGGGACGGCGTGACCCCGACCCGCCCG
Coding sequences:
- a CDS encoding helix-turn-helix domain-containing protein, with amino-acid sequence MSALDSLQVFQALNRSPNARLEHSAELGDGLWAALWSNHHDAQEYAAPSHHTLSCYIAGGTGTFRRDQPGSKGGPGKLCILPAEHQSAWVINGDIRLAHVYFSPQQFALGCVTLLDREPRELQLRESVFLDDPQQTWRFRQLIRLNWDEPGERLLTSSLAHEMLGHALLNQAGLRQGLRLKGGLAAHQRRLLMDYIDSQLDTPLSLGQLAGLCALSEYHFARMFRQSFGLPPHQYVLARRLDRARLLLRSSTQPLGEIALACGFASASHFTNRFRQALGGTPGAYRQAFAG
- a CDS encoding bifunctional metallophosphatase/5'-nucleotidase, with protein sequence MSRLRPTPRLLGALTLALVTLAGCSSLSQPPQPVAVNIVAINDLHGYLQANPFSYKDPQAPGGVRKLQAGGIATLGGMLTQLRQQDPQLLFIGAGDLVGGSPPLSAMWADEPTLDALRQMGMKLSAIGNHELDNGKAEFLRQLNGGCQSPRPDKACQFRPNYPGSGFPYLAANLMDSDTGKPLLPAYRIEEVRGVKVAFVGAVLRDVASVVSAKGMRGLQVADEAESINRLIPELHAQGANAIVAVVHQGGATPEPFDKQDCSQLGGDIVDVAKRLDPAVDVLISAHSHQGYLCKVGPLLVTQGNSYGHLLTHLTLQVTPGQHRVASIQALNLVADPARYPQDPTLAQLQQEVEARSNQVLLKPVGAIAASPIARRADAAGEMPIGDLIADAHLAGGRANGAQVAFMNTGGIRSDLALEPGQTRVNYGQLATLQPFNNNLIAFDLTGRQIEQVLNQQWKGADDANILQVSQGFTYRWDAKRPLDSRVVPGSVRLNGKPLQAEASYRLVMNGFLADGGDRFSLFKSGLNRSDLGVSDLDAMLLYLKDMDQQGTPVGSSASAGRIQRSN
- a CDS encoding TonB-dependent receptor family protein, whose protein sequence is MKINKLYALLLASGLGSFAPLVLADDTVDVGAVNVTGKQTLGNGHMIKEESAKGRSTVTKEAMDQMAPTANAVDKLKYTPGINVSSTDATGLSGTSFTMRGMNSDQVGLSSDGFPINDSGDYSIYPNLMGDSENFSEVFVTQGSSEADGPHIGSSGGNIGLVTARPTKDFGVFVKQSVGSNNLRKSFARLNTGDLGGFKTWVSASHTEGDKWKGKGTLRADKIEWNTLFEDGNGNSTNAILKYNKQENYNYNSVSKGQFQSQGRRVDYSESTVFKNGSVSQSYKLNRNPFESVTASVTQRFQLRDDLSLTFNPYYVWSNGGSFSGQTATTLSSTSSRAGNYDLSGLPSGTYYRPSWTETWRPGMTTKLKWDLNEEHSLDVGYWYERARQRQTQPFIGIKANGAPENVWGDYNGSDQLVDRNGTTVQGRHQYTVTPAQKLWVQDTWQATPDLTLTGALAYQYVERDGNNLGSLTDKAEKRNVRYHQFLPSFNAKYQIDPNNQAFYNVTRNMRTPPNYVLYNKGDSISLKPELSWNQELGWRYSEEKMALSATLFYITFKDRQISTTDLNGDYVVANVGEVKNRGLELEWSGLLPHNFNYYASYTYTKSEQMDDLTNKNVLLPTSGKQLVNVPENMFNLSLGYDDSRYYGNVVGKYVGAFYGDLTNDEKISGRTVFDLNAGIHLPVDKKVLKSATLRFSMLNVFDKEYLASTRTVSFNSVKTNGLAPSTAYYNVGEERTAMVSLEAAF
- a CDS encoding TonB-dependent siderophore receptor; translation: MKSRANSAANGSVKRWFGASALAVSGLALLPLGVALAAQTGNEQHSALLRFDIAAKPLPQALSDFTRVTGISVVYTSDVPYGLNAPALNGQFSAEQAIERLLGNSGLSYRRSDARTLVLEPLPQGAALNLGATSVTAQGLNDSTSYQPPATTSVARSQALNQEIPQIINVVPAQVLKDQAPRNLDDALRNVSGITQTNTLAGTQDAVLLRGFGDNRNGSIMRDSMPVVQGRALNATAERVEVLKGPSSLLYGIQDPGGVINIVSKKPELQPSTALTVRGSTYGSGKNGSGGSLDTTGPIGDSGLAYRLIVDHQDEDYWRNFGTRRESLVAPSLAWYGERTKVLLAYEHREFLTPFDRGTAIDPKTNHPLDIPATRRLDEPFNNMEGRSDLYRLEVDHDLNDDWKAHFGYSWNRETYDASQVRLSAVNANGTLTRSMDGTQGALTTDRYATASLEGKVQLAGMQHDLVFGLDDEYRKVYRADLIRQKSLGTFNYQNPVYGREVAGTTVSDKDSAQTDLLRSDSLFFQDAIHLTDQWILVGGGRFQEYDQYAGKGRPFRVNTNSNGQKFVPRAGLVYRYTDQLSLYGSYTESFKPNSSIADLAGGTAVLDGSIEPEEAKSWELGAKLDIPGRITASAALFDITKRNVLVSTATATETITSVAGEVRSKGLELDLTGQLTDQWSLIGSYAYTDAEVTRDTQYKGKRLQNVAKNTGSLSAVYDFGSLTGGDRLRVGAGARYVGERAGDAPNSFDLPGYTVADAFATYDTKVEGQKVKFQLNVKNLFDKTYYTSSASKFFVSMGDARQVSLSSTLEF
- a CDS encoding ExbD/TolR family protein produces the protein MRSWDVAKKKKAHIEIIPMIDVMMFLLVFFVLISLNVIPAVGIKTQLPVASTAQQLKPQNKAVITLGLQERLQLDGQDLDESALLAQLKVLNTGSEKLVIIINSDQGVEVKRLVSVMDLLKGNGFSSVSIATRKS
- a CDS encoding DMT family transporter, producing MNLSLYLLTVLIWGTTWIALKLQLGVVAIPVSIVYRFALAALVLFVMLLLSRKLQAMNRRGHLICLAQGLCLFCINFMCFLHASQWVPSGLVAVVFSTATLWNALNARVFFGQKIARNVLLGGGLGLLFWPELVGHSASPQTLLGLGLALLGTLCFSAGNMLSSLQQKAGLKPMTTNAWGMAYGATMLAVYCLFQGIAFDVEWTTRYIGSLLYLVIPGSVIGFTAYLTLVGRMGPERAAYCTVLFPVVALNVSAVVEGYQWTAPALAGLVLVMLGNVLVFRKPGAAAKPAKLGATA
- a CDS encoding MotA/TolQ/ExbB proton channel family protein → MDMNLLHDITFYTMYGAAAIAAFIAVERGIYFSFSLRQAKKLETVLNPKMHSVDDLPAELRERNSLPLEMVAELFAHKQGLASHKDLEDLSESIYIATRSKLMHGLWLLETVVTAAPLLGLLGTILGIIDTFKALAETGVSDPGEVSKGIGTALYATALGIAIALGSMIFHNHFQDRVERITDHLKILLLRAGMGTALKAPPAPQAIHGSLQPA
- a CDS encoding energy transducer TonB, which codes for MFSLYRTRKLLACLLPAGLLLLVIYSSQLQRLQIMPVYDESTVEVALVDASELLAVAEPPPPAPEPLPVEPEPPVVEPETEPLVIEPPKPKPVVKPKPVVPKPMVAKPLPPKPASAPVAQSVPAAPQPAVAAAPKPVATPAPAPAPASAPAAPASAIKESLYTAALRKELEKHKQYPSGREASLQRPQGDVVIWLEVDRAGNVLDSGIENKAPNMLLNRAAQTSLRRVEKVSPFPADAFSGKNKQRFTATFSYNVE